GCGATTGCGAGTGCCTCCGCGATGATCGGATAGAAGCTCTCCAGCTGCACCCTCGGTCGCGACGGATCCTTCGCCATATCATCGGCCAGCCGAAGTCGGATCGCATCGTCAAAGTAGGGACTCGCCTCAAACGATACTACTTCATCAAGCCCGAGCTCGCCCCCCTGCTCGACAAGGGTGGCGCGGGACTCCCGAGAGAGGCGTCCCCAATAGCGCGAATCTGTCCTCACGAGATAGCGCTTTGCCGTCACGTGCAATCCGATCAGTTGACCAACACGCTCCGAAAACCCCATTGCACGTGCGAGCCGGGAACCATCGCTTGCGTGTTGCGCCTCCGTCGACCCAGATGGCCAACCGAGATCGTGCAGCAGACCCGCAACCGCCAGCTCGGCGTCGTCGCTGTCATCCCGGAGCAGCTGTGCTGTCTGACAGAGATGATCGATCAGGGGGAGCTCTTCACCAAAAGTACCCAATAACCTCGGTTCGTTGAGGAGCTCGAGCACCGAACGCGCGCTCATCATCGGGTCCTAGTCCGACTCGGCGAACTCAGGAACCGGCCCGCCCACCCTGTCTTCCGCTAACACCAACAGGGTTGGCCCACGCTGGAAGACCTCGACCCGATCGCCAACACTCAGAGCGATTGACTCCTCCGGCGAGACGGCTACTACCACCCTGGATCCGTCGATTCCCTGGACATGGGCGGCGAAACTCGAACCCAGAAAGGACATCTCCACTAAGTGGCACCCACCATCGGCTGTCACTCGAACCCCCAACTGCTCGGGACGGACCAAGACGGCCACCTGTCCACCAACCGTCAGAGGTCCCCCAATCGAGAAGGCACCAAACCCTGGGGTGAGCACCGTCGAATCACGCGTAACGGTGCCATGGATCCGATTCACCTTCCCGACGAACTCGGCGACGAACTCAGTGGCCGGTGCGGCGTAGATCTCCGCTGGCGTCCCTAATTGCTCAAGTACGCCACGGTTCATGACCCCAATCCGATCCGCGATGGCGAGTGCCTCTT
The window above is part of the Ferrimicrobium sp. genome. Proteins encoded here:
- a CDS encoding HD domain-containing protein, whose amino-acid sequence is MSARSVLELLNEPRLLGTFGEELPLIDHLCQTAQLLRDDSDDAELAVAGLLHDLGWPSGSTEAQHASDGSRLARAMGFSERVGQLIGLHVTAKRYLVRTDSRYWGRLSRESRATLVEQGGELGLDEVVSFEASPYFDDAIRLRLADDMAKDPSRPRVQLESFYPIIAEALAIAQ